In Amaranthus tricolor cultivar Red isolate AtriRed21 chromosome 3, ASM2621246v1, whole genome shotgun sequence, a single window of DNA contains:
- the LOC130807416 gene encoding RNA cytidine acetyltransferase 1, which yields MRKKVDERIRTLIENGVKTKHRSMLFIIGDKYHNQLVSLHHLHSKALVKARPSVLWCYKNKLDISSNKGKRAKQLKLNMQRGLVDPEKVDAFSLFLESAGITYCMYKDSERVLGNTFGMCILQDFEALRPNYLARTIETVEGGGLVIILLHSLSSLTSLCTMVMDVHERFRTESHSEAAGRFNERFLLSIASCRACVVMDDELNILPISSHIRSISPVQVKEDSEGLSEAERDLKNLKEELNEDFPVGPLTKMCCTLDQGKAVITFLDAILDKTLRSTVALLAARGRGKSAALGLAVAGAVAAGYSNIFITAPSPENLKTLFEFVRKGFGSLDYKEHIDYDVVKSSNPEFKKATVRINIYKQHRQTIQYIHPFEHEKLSQVELLVVDEAAAIPLPVVKSLLGPYLVFISSTVNGYEGTGRSLSLKLLQQLEEQSQISKNVDSSLSGRIFKKIELSESIRYASGDPIESWLNGLLCLDAANYIPNIARLPPPKECDLYYVNRDTLFSYHKDSELFLQRMMALYVASHYKNSPDDLQLMADAPAHHLFVLLGPVDESKNHLPDILCVIQVCLEGQISRKSAIKSLSHGRSPHGDQIPWKFCEQFRDTVFPSLSGARIVRIATHPNAMRLGYGSVAVELLTRYFEGHLTSISESEDELNVDETPVSIVEAAQKISLLEEKIKPRANLPPLLVHLRERRAEKLHYLAVSFGLTLDLFRFWRKHKFVPFYIGSIPNAVTGEHTCMVLKALHNDDIEADASDQFGFVGPFYRDFKRRFSRLLGSTFRSMEYKLAMSVLDPKINFADSEIADSDMEGFLKFVKEYISPHDMKRLQAYTDNLADFRLISDIIPILSHLYFQERIPVSISLAQASVLLCIGLQNQDISYTEGQMKLEGQQILSLFIKVMKKFHKYLYGIASKDIESTLPRLKEIAMKPHDITVDEDLENAANQVKEDMKAKSEALLDPELLQQFAVEADSEKALKSGGVKLSASGLISVKSSKGKPEKQSKVSGSKNEKKRSKDERGNKSSKRRKS from the exons ATGAGGAAGAAGGTAGACGAGCGCATCAGAACCCTAATCGAAAATGGAGTCAAAACCAAACACCGTTCCATGTTATTCATTATCGGCGACAAGTATCACAACCAG CTTGTTAGTCTCCACCATTTGCATAGTAAAGCATTGGTTAAAGCCAGACCTTCAGTTCTTTGGTGCTATAAAAACAAACTAGATATCAGCAG taacaagggaaaacGTGCAAAGCAGCTGAAGTTGAACATGCAAAGAGGATTAGTAGATCCTGAAAAGGTTGAtgctttttctctttttcttgaaAGTGCAGGAATAACATACTGCATGTACAAAGATTCAGAGAGAGTGCTTGGTAATACCTTTGGCATGTGCATACTACAG GATTTTGAAGCATTGAGACCGAATTATCTGGCAAGAACTATAGAAACTGTGGAGGGCGGAGGATTAGTTATTATACTCCTGCATTCTCTTTCCTCACTTACAAGTTTGTGCACCATGGTTAtg GATGTTCATGAGAGATTTCGCACAGAATCCCATTCTGAGGCTGCTGGACGCTTCAATGAACGCTTTTTGTTATCAATTGCTTCGTGCAGAGCATGTGTTGTGATGGATGATGAACTGAATATATTACCTATTTCATCTCATATAAGGTCAATTAGTCCTGTTCAAGTTAAAGAg GACTCTGAAGGTCTTTCAGAGGCTGAGCGTGATTTAAAGAATTTGAAAGAGGAACTCAATGAGGACTTTCCTGTGGGTCCTTTGACTAAGATGTGTTGCACTCTCGATCAG GGAAAAGCAGTCATTACCTTTCTTGATGCTATCTTGGATAAGACTCTCCGTAGTACTGTTGCGCTGCTTGCTGCTCGTGGCCGTGGTAAATCGGCTGCACTTGGTTTGGCTGTTGCTGGAGCTGTTGCTGCTGG GTATTCTAATATCTTTATAACCGCACCAAGTCCTGAAAATTTGAAGACCTTGTTTGAGTTTGTCCGCAAGGGATTTGGTTCATTGGATTACAAG GAACACATTGACTATGATGTAGTCAAGAGCTCTAATCCTGAATTTAAGAAAGCCACCGTGCGGATCAATATCTATAAGCAACATAGACAAACAATCCAG TATATACACCCATTTGAACATGAAAAACTGTCTCAAGTTGAACTTTTGGTTGTCGATGAAGCAGCAGCTATTCCTTTACCAGTCGTGAAATCTCTTTTGGGACCATATCTTGTCTTCATTTCATCTACAGTGAACGG TTATGAAGGTACTGGTCGATCATTATCGTTGAAACTTCTGCAGCAATTGGAGGAGCAAAGTCAAATTTCCAAGAACGTCGACAGTTCTCTTTCTG GGCGGATTTTCAAGAAGATTGAATTGAGTGAATCTATTAGATATGCCTCTGGTGACCCTATTGAATCTTGGCTTAATGGGTTACTCTGTTTGGATGCTGCAAACTACATTCCCAATATTGCCAG GCTGCCTCCTCCCAAAGAATGTGATCTCTATTACGTTAATCGTGACACCCTTTTCTCATATCATAAAGATAGTGAATTGTTTCTACAG CGGATGATGGCTTTGTATGTTGCATCTCATTACAAAAACTCTCCTGATGACCTACAATTAATGGCTGATGCTCCAGCACATCACCTTTTTGTGCTGCTTG GTCCTGTTGATGAGTCCAAGAACCACCTTCCTGATATTTTATGTGTGATTCAG gtctGTCTTGAAGGTCAGATCTCTCGAAAATCTGCTATAAAAAGTCTAAGTCATGGACGTTCACCTCATGGGGACCAAATTCCATGGAAATTTTGTGAACAATTTCGAGATACTGTCTTTCCCAGCCTCTCAGGTGCACGTATTGTGCGAATAGCTACTCATCCCAATGCTATGCGG CTTGGGTATGGTTCGGTTGCTGTGGAACTGCTGACAAG ATACTTTGAAGGACATTTGACTTCCATCTCTGAATCAGAAGATGAACTTAATGTTGACGAGACACCTGTCAGTATTGTTGAAGCAGCACAAAAG ATTTCATTGTTAGAGGAAAAGATTAAACCCAGAGCAAACCTTCCTCCTCTGCTTGTGCATCTTCGTGAAAGACGTGCTGAGAAATTACATTACCTTGCTGTGTCCTTTGGACTTACACTAGACCTCTTCCGATTTTGGAGGAAGCACAAATTTGTTCCTTTCTATATTGGTTCGATACCG AATGCTGTGACTGGAGAGCATACTTGCATGGTTCTAAAAGCATTACATAATGATGATATTGAAGCTGATGCTTCTGATCAATTCGGATTTGTGGGGCCGTTTTATCGAG ATTTCAAACGAAGGTTTAGTAGGTTACTTGGGTCCACATTTCGTTCCATGGAGTACAAGCTTGCCATGAG TGTCTTGGACCCAAAAATCAATTTTGCAGACTCTGAAATAGCAGATTCGGACATGGAAGGATTTTTGAAGTTTGTAAAGGAGTATATATCACCTCATGACATGAAACGACTGCAAGCTTACACAGACAATCTTGCTGATTTTCGCCTG ATCAGCGACATTATTCCTATCCTTTCTCATTTGTACTTCCAAGAGAGGATCCCAGTCTCAATATCATTGGCTCAAGCATCAGTTTTGCTCTGCATTGGCTTGCAGAATCAGGACATCTCTTATACTGAG GGTCAAATGAAATTAGAAGGGCAGCAGATATTGTCGTTGTTCATAAAAGTGATGAAAAAGTTCCATAAATACCTATATGGTATTGCTTCCAAGGACATTGAATCAACCCTACCTCGTCTAAAAGAA ATTGCAATGAAACCACACGATATAACAGTGGATGAGGATTTAGAAAATGCAGCGAACCAGGTGAAG GAGGACATGAAGGCTAAATCTGAGGCATTGTTGGATCCTGAGTTGCTTCAACAGTTTGCGGTTGAGGCTGATTCCGAGAAAGCACTTAAGAGTGGTGGTGTGAAGTTATCCGCTAGTGGCTTAATCAGTGTAAAATCCAGCAAAGGTAAGCCAGAAAAGCAAAGCAAGGTCAGTGGTAGTAAGAATGAAAAGAAAAGGAGCAAAGACGAGCGTGGCAACAAATCTAGCAAAAGGAGGAAATCATAA
- the LOC130807221 gene encoding uncharacterized protein LOC130807221, with protein MGASESTLSSSVKPEDQITTISERIEEVDPILERLKSLKIATPILTALPAESTLTDLLVRKPSSSSKHGTLNPKVILELFAMYRDWQEEKAQKIAYTQEEIENKIEVVDALAVKLKQRFNGSVSAMKTASQHLSEVHALQVELGELKGRLTEVISNCDSLCKRINSDGLESLRSSVTPFSATSTSNPCSVVKHINPPSEKAGVEN; from the exons ATGGGAGCATCAGAATCAACGCTTTCATCCTCCGTC AAACCGGAGGATCAGATAACTACAATATCTGAACGAATTGAAGAGGTTGACCCAATTTTGGAGAGATTAAAATCgcttaaaatt GCTACACCAATTCTAACAGCTTTGCCAGCAGAGAGCACTTTGACGGATCTTTTAGTGAGAAAGCCCTCATCTTCCTCTAAACATG GTACTTTAAACCCAAAGGTAATTTTGGAGCTTTTCGCCATGTATCGTGATTGGCAGGAGGAGAAGGCTCAGAAGATTGCTTATACACAG GAAGAAATTGAAAACAAGATAGAAGTTGTAGATGCATTGGCAGTTAAACTTAAGCAACGGTTCAATGGCTCTGTATCTGCAATGAAGACTGCTTCACAACATTTATCCGAAG TTCATGCATTACAAGTGGAGCTCGGGGAGCTTAAAGGGCGGTTAACTGAGGTTATTAGTAATTGTGATTCGTTGTGTAAGAGAATTAATTCTGACGGGCTTGAGTCACTTCGGTCATCTGTTACGCCTTTCTCAGCAACATCCACTTCGAACCCGTGTTCAGTTGTCAAACACATAAATCCTCCTTCAGAAAAAGCTGGAGTTGAAAACTAA